The nucleotide sequence aaaaaaaaaatactactgTGAATGAAAATTGTGCGCTTACCGTAAGTAACTAACCTGCAGATTAAGAAACCTTAGACTAAAATCTTTTTCCTCCTACCTGAAGGAGAAGCGTGCGATGATGagcaggaggaaggagaagaggaccAGTCCACCACAGCCATAAAGCCGCTGGTCCACAGAGAGGGAGTCAAATATTTTCACTATGGGAGCCTGTGGATTACAAAAGCAGCTAAAATGAGATTCGACTCGCTTTATATCTAGACTAcgcaacaactacaacacaacaGTGAAGGGTGCACTGGCTTGAACACTCACCAGGTAGAGTGACAGTGTCTCTGTGCCCTGGCGGCCCAGAGCCATGTCCAGCAGCTCCTGGGACAGAGTGCCCAGCACCAGTAGGGCCATCAGAGCCAGAGGAATGCTGAAGCCCAGCAGAGTCAGGAAGCAGCTCTTACAGCGCGCCCGTCGGTTCTCAACACTGGTCTGCCTGTGAGAGCAGGGGGTCAAAGTTATTCTCTGAAGGCATCGCTGACTGATGCCACTCTTCGTGTCCCACTAATGTGAAATATCTGCATGGGATTGCGCTGTGCGCTTACAGTCGGAATGAAGAGGAGTCAGTTATTTAAATGCAAAGTAACCTCACGCACACATTGCTCTACAATCAAGTTAATACGGAGtaattaattaacaacaaaGCCTGCCAATTTGAAAGAAATTAAGTGATAATGCAGGCTGTGGCACGAAGAGTTTGTGTGCGTTACCTGTCATTACTGAGCGTGTCAGTGATTGCCTCGATGATGAGCTCACAGTCTTTCTCCAGGGAGTTGAGAGTATTCTGTACAGTTTGGTTAATAGTTTTTTCAATAGTGCGACAGACCTCCTCAATCTGGTTGACACAGCGACTTGGCTAAGAACAggaacacagacaaaaaaaaaataattacaatgtGCACTTCAATTACATGTCAGTGAGTTTAGATTATGACCTGTAAAATAACTAATTGTACACAGAAGAATAAGTTACAGGAGCAGAGGTATCATCCTAAAACAGGTAGTGTCCTAGAAATCATTGGAAGTGCAACCCTTACCTTATTTGGATTAGGAATGTAGATGGTGGGCATGTCAAAACCACACGTGTTGAGTCCCGGTCGCTTGCAGAGCTCCTGCACAATCTGCATCATTACTCTCTGAGACAGGCAAAGAAATAAGTCAGAGGGTGAGTGTAAAGATGTCCCTTCTGTGCATCACTTGGACAGTAATTCTGTTAAAAAGGACTTTATTTTATGGAAGTGAGTGTCCTTTTGTGTTCTGTATTGTACTAACAGGCTTTTGCCGATTGGATCACTTCTCAACgattgaagggatgatcagcgaTTGTTTTTTCATGCACCGAAGGCGATTTTAATTAACTATCCAAACTAAGATGACAGATAAGAACAGTCTCTAGAGTCTGCAtcccactgcagtgtttcccattcattgatttatttgtggcgacaccacaatatcaacgctgaccaccACATATTATTTAATATGAGTAAAATCATAATTCTTTGTGGAGCTGCGTGCAGAGCATAGATTCCTGCACTGGCAAAGACACTTGATAGCAGCTTTCCACTACCCACACACTTATGATTTCTCCTGTCCAACTTTGACAATATAAATACATGTGTTTAATATTCTTATAGATGTGGATTTCTACAAAGTTATTTATATCAGGTGAGCAAACTGTATTTTCTGATTGAAGAATGGTgacattcacaaaacacaagctATTAAACAGAGCTGTGCACACCTGTCTATCCGACTCCCCCCCGGCCTCGTCAGCCTTGCTCAGGTAAAAATGCAGGCGATCCCCGTGTTTCTCATTCAGGTTCTCCACAATGTTGAGGGTGCGCTTGCAAAGAGCCTGACCCATGGGGTCAAAGAAGACCAGAATCAGGTCACAGAGATCACCTGAGGGTCAAAGTGGGAATGACCATTATTTTCCACAACAGATTAAAGGCCTGTTACAATATATCTATTTCTCATTATATTCTTAGTGTATTAAAACGCATGGTAATGGAAGTATGATGTTATAGTGAACATTTGTGAGTGGTTTGTCTGTaattgctttttattttgacacagaATTTAGTATGTTACGTTTTCATCATACTGGGATGTTAATTCCACTGAAAATGTTGGTATTAGTAGTTGAAATATAAAAGATCTTGGTAATCATCATTTGGTATAAAAGTTAATCAAATTCAACCATCAGACAAGTGTGTAACTAGAGTGCAGATTAGAATGAACACCTGATAACCAGTAACATGTATTTTAGCCAATGaagctttaatttttttatgtaattaaaGGTAAGTTACTCCATTGTTTCCAGATGACGCCAAGGCTGCTAGTGACGTAAATTATGGTGTCAAAAGTTGTCAAACAAGCAAGTCATGTAAATAATGGTGTCAAATGTCTGATAGTTGAAGATTAGAAAAAGTGGACCTTGCAATAAGGCCCGCATTAGGAGCGCAAAAGGTTATATAAACGAATCTAACGGGATCAGCTCTGACTCACATGTTACTGTGTACTGGATTTTCAGTGAACCGTCATTTCATGGAACTCTATTGGACTGAAGTGTTTTACTGAATAGAAATTTAACCTGCAGATATGATTACAAAACTTGAGCTGTCTACAGGTTGCTTTGGGGTAATGAAAGTCAGATCGCAAGAGAAGTGGTGAGACCAGCAGCAACCTGGAAAATGCTCACTAatggcacaaaaacaaaatgtgactgTGAAAGCTGAAATGGCAAACATGAAAGCAAAGTCTGGTCAAGATGACAGATACTGAAACAAACTGTCTGACTCCAATCCACCGCAGCCATGCACAGATTTAGCAGGTATAGAAAATGGATAT is from Micropterus dolomieu isolate WLL.071019.BEF.003 ecotype Adirondacks linkage group LG02, ASM2129224v1, whole genome shotgun sequence and encodes:
- the si:ch211-11k18.4 gene encoding uncharacterized protein si:ch211-11k18.4; protein product: MSGKIKSRSAANADSITGGVSCDERILRDCHQLYTDPNSGLISVAESVGVKLLPPRKKITVLLMGNHSAGKSSFINWYVEEHIQRTGVAIETQGFSFVTSGRKRESLTGNATLHLYPHFKPLQEFKGVSEYLSTEICTSRQKRFSLVTFVDSPGLVDGDMKYPFDVDQVILWLGDLCDLILVFFDPMGQALCKRTLNIVENLNEKHGDRLHFYLSKADEAGGESDRQRVMMQIVQELCKRPGLNTCGFDMPTIYIPNPNKPSRCVNQIEEVCRTIEKTINQTVQNTLNSLEKDCELIIEAITDTLSNDRQTSVENRRARCKSCFLTLLGFSIPLALMALLVLGTLSQELLDMALGRQGTETLSLYLAPIVKIFDSLSVDQRLYGCGGLVLFSFLLLIIARFSFRTQPTLSGKQKRQLQEKLEYVQEVVKTKKKKLYEEYLRQSVSDHDMDL